TGAGGGTGTGCATATATTAAGTATGGTCTTTACTTATAGGGTGTGTGCTTCTGTGTGACCGGGGTTAAATGAATGTCGCTCGAATTTTTATTCTTCGCTTTTATTGAGATTGTTACGTTTGTATTGATCTATTTTTTGATGCGTACTAAAGAAAAGCTCTCAGAGAGTAATTCAAAGTATGCTGCTCTAAAAAAGCAGTATGAGCAATTCATTAGTGTCGATGAATATAAAGCTTCTATAGAACAGGAACTTTTACGTATTCAGAAGGAAAGCCAAGATCACCTTGAGTCTAACCGTCAAGAAATTGCACAACTCAAGAAGGAAAGTGAAGATCAACTATCTACGAATAGAACAAAGCTTGTACAAGAAACACAACGTCTATTTGATGAAAGGAACAAAACACTCTCAGACATTGAGAACCAGAAGAATGAAAGCATCCATTCCAAAGAGCAGCGAATATCCACTTTAAATCAAGAAATGGATGAGCTGTCCACTAAGTACAATCAAGCGAGAACATTGCTTTCCAGCCTTTTGAAAGAGGTTTCATTGTTCCAAGATGAAGTAGAAACAAATTCCTTTGGAATATATTCACCTCATTTTGAGTTCGATACTTCGGAGGAATATAAAGATAAACTGATTGAGATCCGAAAGGAATCTAAAGTTCTAATATCTTCAGGCGATGCTGTTGATGCCAATTTTGGGTGGACTGTAAATGGGAGCAAGGCTGAAGGGAAAAAACAGACAAACCAATATATAAAACTGATGCTCAGGGCTTTCAACGGTGAATGCGAAGCAATGGTTGCTGATACTCGTTGGAACAATATCACCAAAATGGAAGAAAGGATGAAGAGTGTCTATGAAGCAATCAACAAACTTGGGACCGTTCATGAGATTTCAATCCGTTCTCAGTATTTGACCCTTAAGCTTCAGGAGCTTCAATTAACTTTTGAATATGAAAACAAGAAACATGAAGAGCAAGAAGAGCAACGTAAACTGCGTGATCAGATAAGAGAAGAAGAAAAGGCTCAGCGTGAATATGAAAAGGCGATGAAGGATGCTGCAGATGAGCAAAAACAATACCAGCAAGCTCTTAATCAAGCAAGGAAAGAAATGGAAAAGGCCCAAGGAGAAGAACTGACAAAGCTTCAGAAAAATATTGCAGACCTTGCGGAAAAGCTTGAAGAAGCCCAAAATCAGCAGCAACGAGCAATTTCAATGGCCCAACAAACCAAGGCTGGCAATGTCTACGTCATTTCAAATGTGGGGTCATTTGGTGAGAATGTTTATAAAATTGGTATGACTCGTAGACTTAACCCACAAGAAAGAGTGAACGAACTTGGTGATGCCTCCGTCCCATTTACCTTTGATGTCCATGCGATGATCAGGTCAGACAATGCTCCTGAGTTAGAATCTTATTTCCATAATCAACTAGATAAGAAGCGGTTGAATCTCATTAATACCCGTAAAGAGTTTTTTACAGTAACGCTTCGTGAAATCGAAGAGCTTACAAAACGAAGAGGAATGACGATTGAGTTCACCAAATTGGCTGAAGCAAGAGAATTTAGGGAATCCATTGAGAAGAGAAAAGAATTCGGAGCCCCTAAGTCAGAGCCAGTGAAAAATGATTTAGATAAGTTTCCAGTGAATTTGTAATCAGGAGTAGACAATGGGAATAGACATCAAAAAATTCATTCTGGAAGTTACAGAAAAGAAACAGTTCTGGGAATGCCCATTTTGCAAGAAGCATATACAGCTGGTAAAAGAGAATCTTAGTACCATTAGAATGGATGCTGGAAATGGGAATATCACCTATGTATTAGGCATTCTATGTCCAAATCCAAATTGTAAGAAAACTTCGGTGTATCTAGCAGCATACACAGGGTTATATGAAGGACCACATTTTGTAAATCCGGATACGGAGAAACCGCCTATCGGACGATTTGAAACATTGTTCCCTCATGGCACTTATATCAACTATCCTTCGTATATTCCAGAGTCAATAAGAAACGATTATATGGAAGCTGCATGCATAGTTGATTTAAGCCCAAAAGCCTCTGCTGCGCTTATCAGGCGTGCTTTACAAGGAATGATAAAAGATAAGAAACCTCAGCTTAAAAATCTAAAATTGGAGAAGCAGATTGAATCGCTTAGAACTGAAGTATCAAGGCAAGAATATGCGGCACTAACGGCAATACGAAAGATTGGTAATGTAGGAGCTCATATGGAGGATCCTGGTGTAATAGCAGAACAGGATTGTCCTATAAATTCAATTGATGCCACTGATTTAGTGCATCTAATCGAATACTTGTTGAAGAGTTGGTATGTGGATATACATGATGCTGATTTCTTGATGAACAGTATTTCTAAACGAGGAGAAGAAATTCATGATATCCAAAAAGGAAGAAGGTAAATTAATATTGCAAAATAGATTTCTATAATAGCGAGAAAACACTCTTGAGAGTGTCTATAATATTTACATAAATCTTTGCTTCTTGTTGTGCTCTTGGATACGGCCTGGATGCTGCGATGGGTAATTACACAAAGTATCTTCACAGTTTGAAAGATTTTCCTAAAATTACGAAAGAAATTATTAA
The sequence above is a segment of the Sphaerochaeta pleomorpha str. Grapes genome. Coding sequences within it:
- a CDS encoding DUF4041 domain-containing protein — encoded protein: MRTKEKLSESNSKYAALKKQYEQFISVDEYKASIEQELLRIQKESQDHLESNRQEIAQLKKESEDQLSTNRTKLVQETQRLFDERNKTLSDIENQKNESIHSKEQRISTLNQEMDELSTKYNQARTLLSSLLKEVSLFQDEVETNSFGIYSPHFEFDTSEEYKDKLIEIRKESKVLISSGDAVDANFGWTVNGSKAEGKKQTNQYIKLMLRAFNGECEAMVADTRWNNITKMEERMKSVYEAINKLGTVHEISIRSQYLTLKLQELQLTFEYENKKHEEQEEQRKLRDQIREEEKAQREYEKAMKDAADEQKQYQQALNQARKEMEKAQGEELTKLQKNIADLAEKLEEAQNQQQRAISMAQQTKAGNVYVISNVGSFGENVYKIGMTRRLNPQERVNELGDASVPFTFDVHAMIRSDNAPELESYFHNQLDKKRLNLINTRKEFFTVTLREIEELTKRRGMTIEFTKLAEAREFRESIEKRKEFGAPKSEPVKNDLDKFPVNL
- a CDS encoding DUF4145 domain-containing protein, producing the protein MGIDIKKFILEVTEKKQFWECPFCKKHIQLVKENLSTIRMDAGNGNITYVLGILCPNPNCKKTSVYLAAYTGLYEGPHFVNPDTEKPPIGRFETLFPHGTYINYPSYIPESIRNDYMEAACIVDLSPKASAALIRRALQGMIKDKKPQLKNLKLEKQIESLRTEVSRQEYAALTAIRKIGNVGAHMEDPGVIAEQDCPINSIDATDLVHLIEYLLKSWYVDIHDADFLMNSISKRGEEIHDIQKGRR